The following nucleotide sequence is from Apium graveolens cultivar Ventura chromosome 4, ASM990537v1, whole genome shotgun sequence.
actttgatctttttgctaaattttttggatcattgtttaccttcccagagttcaaatatggaaccctaaaagggaaactagcaacttgtagattatgactcagattcatctgactTGTTTGACAAGGacggggatttgtgaactcccaaTGCACTACATGTAACCttcttaaggatggctaaggtgattttcaggtacagctggattttggagctatgagaggtgtgatacacttgtgagaatgagtgtaaacacgagtggagagaaaagtgaaacacttgtgaggtacactaaacagaatcacacactcacaatgaggaagaaagaaaaatacaatatcccattccctatccttaaacatggttcttgatacttcggggctcgaatctgtttatgattggaacctaactcttagggatctaacatttacagattggattaggattcttcgggacctaacaagttaggagctaacaattggtaacaattggtgatctcacagttgggaggtataaggagttgggaatattggttaacaggatgatcaacagtgaagtcattcttgtagcatttaacaggacatggttgattagactctgacttgttatttcttttccaaccaagtaacatatgagaaatccttcagacaacaacatacattccttctcttcgggggagataaaagcttaagtaatagtttggaggattcctcaactaaggggagaAATAGTAGGAAGtaggaaaaaggtaaagcacatgtacactacaccacatcattgttgtttgtaactatggatcctattgtacgggaggggtggtaaacacaaggtgatttcctagtaatcagaagaagtggtttaattcatcactattcttcataagaggagaagctattttccaaaaggggagtaccattagttcatatctacggatcctattatacgagagaggtggtagacgaatgtgatctcctttaagcagttaattctcatagggggagaagcaagagagataagcgcttctcaacaggaaatgtggtggtacaaaagaagctgctgatgattacttcaagattgagaagtgttatctggcagagatttgaagaaccaaggaaatgaagatgaaactacttaaAGATCAGTTTAGTGCTAGAGGAataagcatctttcatttcagttactcaagaaatctggaaatacagtatttgatccagaaaaccagtagcattatttacatatcctggtactttactttttctagttgttagttgagttatcctctctatttaatttgtttgttaggtttaacaatcaaatagggggagattattggtgagactgcgtagctgtatgaatagttaagtgataactcaacacgataacaacactagaacatgacaggataataatactacgtctacataAGAAATCAgaaaatgaagacaaggcaaatacaaataatcaaaagattagaagaaggcccgaagtctgtctacaggtcactgaaagaagttcattaatatgatcatgcctcagtgaagaacaaaggttaaagactttcagggtttcaaaaatgtTGAAGATacagtatacaagtgctaccggaagatttcagtgtattgtcattgattgaagatagacggtgttcgaagcataggaatctgaagaattgaagacaggatATAGatagaggttaatgaagacgttgtctaaagtaccataaaggattccaaTGAAAGTACAGTtttttattgacagtcagtgtctgaagcgataaagttgttacaaacttaacaatttaatcaaggccataatacgaagacctgaatgggggttagtcgtctgtgaaccagaccagttgcactaggcgtcaacagctcatgaagggaatctgggtattatttatagaaggattgttaagttgagaaacgtacttggattgaacgtttatctgttaaagtacgagaaaaGGTGCGGGGGGTATATAGCTAATCAGCTGAGGGGACTGGCGGAGCTCAAAGTTTATTTggtaatttaaataaatttatttagtgaaCTTTAATATactttatttaataaacttaaaatgatttatcttttaaactttaaataagtttattttataaatctaaattagtttatttatataagttatatttaagtttattttataaattaatttggttacaatttaaacttaaaaagaaaaagaagaaaaaaagagaaaaacaaaaggaaaaacaaaaacaaaaaaaggGAACAAAAACAAAGAAGAAATGAAAAatgaaaaacaaaacaaaacaaaaaaaaagataaaagaaaatggAAACCAGGGGTGACATTTCCCTGGTCGCCACAGAAGGTGCATGTTTTGTTTTAGTTAACTAAGTTCAAGTACATCTTGTTTGTACTAGTAACTTAGGCCGCCACAGGCTTCCCCCCTCCCCCTGGTCGCCACAGAACATTACTCAGTCGCCACAGAGAAGTTGTACCTGGTCGCCACAGAAACCTCAGCCACATATTTATTGTACATTCAATAAATTTGTGTGGTCAATACTTACCCACACATCTTTATTGAATATAAAGTCTATACATTTGCAGCAGAAGTAATCAGCCATTTTGGGGATTCATTtcgttcatcttctctcccaagagagtagtGAAATGGCAGtaaagatttacagagaagctcaagctttttgtatatctaTTTAACTTCTCatcggagtaacgttataatgcccgatttaattcttgtatattcttaggggcattataatcgttacccggtaattaaatcctagtataAACAAAAGCcagatcattgtataggatttaatttttaaatctttgtagaagttaggaactttgttgttcttagattgtagccggttaatttatttaccggactgtagcaacaccctcgaggatttatatatgaatatatacttccccgaatatcttgtgctCCTTGTTTTTAGCGTTCCAAatactattcctctcaagaacatgaaaccactaaccgagcactaaatctatatccgctaaagattcgaaagaatttttaatttagtgattatcgtattcaaccccccttctacgataattcgggacgTAACACTCATCACCCTCGTCATCTTCGTTTTCAGAATTCCCTaataaggccttctctaaggcatcagaccttagaaAACGATCGAGTTCCGAATTAACCACAGAATTGACCATTTCCACCTGAAAACACTCCTCATTTTcggtagggaatttcatggcattgaacacattaaaagttacatcctgatccattactcgcatggtaagctcacatttctgcacatctattaaggttcggccagtagccaagaaaggtctgcccaagattatgggaattttcttatcctcctcgaaatcaagaattataaaatcatcagggaaaatgagtttatccaccttgaccaagacatcctccacaatacctcgcggatatgtaatagaacgatcggccaactgcaacgtcatgtatgtaggctttggatcaggcaagtccaactttttaaatattgacaagggcatcaaattgatgctagtTCCCAAGTCACATAGATACTTATCAAATGACACCTTTCCagtggtgcaaggaatagtgaagctcccaggatctttaagcttggAGTCAATTTCTGTTGCggcacaacactgcattcctccgtgagagcaacggtctctaagtcatcaagcttcaccttcctagagagaataactttcatgaacttcgcgtaactaggcatttgctcaagagcttcagcgaaaggtatattgatgtgaagtttcttgaacacctccagaaacttcacAAACTACTTATCCAGTTtcttcttctgcagcctcttaggaaaaagaggtggatgatagatctatttctcccctgtattaccctcaggaggagtgtgctcaacagtattCTTCCTTAGTTCCACTTcggcttccttctgcacttcttcttcatcagCCTCCACTTCAGAATCTGGAGTCTTAGCTTCTTCAGGATtcacaacctttccagacctcaataTGATTGTTTTAACAAGCTCCTGAGCTTCCTTTTAGCCTGGAACTTCAGTATCACTCGGAAGCGTACCGGATTGATGATTTAGTAATGTATTAGCAAtttgcccaatctgattctccaaggtcttgatagagacaacttggctcttgcacatgagtctcaactcctccaattcagatttttcattagattgaggtaactgctgaagttgaagttgttgcttcggggcatattgcggttgctgaaaacctaGAGGGTTATACTGCCTTGTTGTATATGGCTGATAAgattgttgcaccgcattctgattattgctccagctggagttaggatgattgcggttattagGTTGATAAGTGGCTAGCACAGGTTATTGCGAACGCTGAAAATTGCTCACGAACTcagctgattcactagaaattacgcactgatcagtctcatgggcaccaacacaaagctcacagacactagcgatttgattaactccataattagccaaagtgtccacttttatcatcaaagccttaagttgggaaactatagcagttgctgcatccaactccagaattaccgctacttttccctgagtcagtctctgggaaggattctggtattcattaacAGCCATCAgctcaatcaattcataagctttatcatagctcttagcccacaaggctcctcctgatgctgcatcgagcatgggtctagaagtagcacccaatccattgtagaaacattttataatcatccaatcaggcatgtcatgatgtgggcacttccttagcatctccttatatcaatcctatgcctcacacagagattcccCAGTTTGCTGAgaaaactgagtaagagcattcctaatTGCAACAGTCTTCCCTATAGGaaaaaatttagtgagaaacttttgagccaGATCTttccaagtggtgatagaccctggtggtagagaatgtaacaaGTACTttgctttgtccctcagagagaattggaagagtcgcagcttgatggCATCTTtagtcacaccattgaacttgaaagtgtcgcagatcttgatgaaatccctgatatgcatgttggggtcttcagtaggagaacccccaaactgaactgagttatgtatcatctgaatcgtgcttgacttgatctcaaaagtgttagccgagatggctggtctgatgatgttcgactgaatgtcattgatcttaggccAAGAGTAGTCCATCAAggccttaggattttctgcttgatcttcCATCACTACTAAAattggttcctcgactttctcttcttcttcaaaaacttcccttcgaaccactacaacttcttcctcggctttatccagagttctcttacgagaccgcgaacgcgtatgcatacacactcactagagtacctgaaataagacaagaaaacagataagtaacaatgtctgagtcaatgaactttaacaaccactgatgataaacatataaactaaaaattaacattgcagtccccggcagcggcaccaaaaacttgttagggctaaacacacgctaataattcacgcaagtatacgcgttcgcaagtaatatagaattgtttctagttcgttcccacagagactggctttggttacctatataatttatgcacttatgcaccgatgatatggttattatccaagGGTAAGACGATAACAATTTGGGTTTATTAAAACTatgaattaaactaataattataactaagagagtaaagagagttgtatattatatgagacaaacatgggattctaacttcattaaatacttcattcaatagcctcatttttcttaaccttagcatgcaatggtgatgacactaattagataacacgaaactgctaaacgccaactttcattgcatgaataacatactaccagacatccacaaaagagatagaagctgaatagacaccaattatattgagaccctatatgtctaaagaatttgacaacataaaggtttaaagaACAATTTATTTATCATGATTACACAgcgcaagtaagatggttaaaattacctatgaatcatgcataacaataacacatgaacctatgcttggatggaaagttctaaatccttaaattcaatatcgcttcattaaagattaacacgttatcttataagtccgtgactcttataagatgaataagcctaaccaatactaggttatcatacaatcaccacacaccaaggcatcgaaacaatttaactaaagaagtccataaataaatccgctagaaccccacgataacgattagcccacaatcggactcatcatcaacgtaggttccgatgaaagcatggtataataaatgtagtctttatattgaataaataaaaccaagtacgaaacaagagtaaggttcacaaataagaaaactagcatccaagttataACTTAGCACAAAgtttcacaagtaaaaacaagatcgtcttcgttgaatcatgctaaaacggtcttcttatggctctccttgcgctctggtacgtctctctcTTGAAAATATCCTTTATTTGAGAATATATATCAGCCCATGCAAGATAGAAGTCCTCCAATCGTACTTAAAATATAATCAGGATTTTGTAATCCCGACCCGGCGTAGTCGCGCGCTTGACCATCGCGGGCGCGCTGCCTCTCTAAAAACCTGGTGCGGCCGcacgcttgaccagcgcgggcgcgccgtacTTCTGGAAAAAAACTTATGatttcttcttttctttgctgcttcgagccggctttccatgagcttttattccaacaccacattgacaccaaattagcaccaaaataatgttaattcacctgattacctagataatgcctgaaatgcaaaaacactagaaaatacgataaaacacttaacaacttgagtacaagcacatcaattcaaagcttaatagagcattataaagtatcataaatgccactcaacaatacgccccatggggatacacttggtcttataactcctttcttcAAAAGATCTTGTAACTGAGTTTCCAACtatttcatctccactggtgccatccaATACGGAGATTTAGATAATGGTTCTGTTCCACGTGCTAACTTAATCACAAACTCAATCTCTATGTCGATAGATAATCCTGGAAGAttgtctggaaagacatctgggaactcattgacaactggaatcgctttGAGCATGAGAACTTCTTTGTCAGTGTCTAttacatgggccaaatatgcctCATAATTCTGACACAATAACTTCTTCGCTTGAGCTATCGTGAAGAACTTCTTTTCCTGCTTACTCCCTCGAAATATCACCCTCTTCTTACTATCCAATGTCCGAAGTCTCACTTTTCTATCCTTATAgtcaatctgagcgttattctctaACAACCATTctattcctaaaataacatcaaattctcccaacttaaatgATATCAAGTTAACATAAAAATGATGTCCCGCTATCTCAATGTCACACTTCGGGCACACTCGGTTGACAGGAACTTGGTTTTTATTAGCTAGTTCTATCtttaatgcttgttctaacaatttaacttcaTAATGCAGTTTATCGAAAAAATCTttagaaataaatgaccttgtagctccagaatcggttaaaactttagcatctatggagttgactggaagcatACCTGCAACCACGTCGAAACTCTGAACATCATCCTTTATAGTCATATTGACGGTTCTGGCCTTTGGATGATTCTTtgttggtggtccttcaatccttggcacacccTGAGATGATGACCCTGCAATCTTTGGCATATTTACACCTTGAGCTTGCTCTTTACAGTTGTTATCAAAATGCCCTGTCTTTCCGCATCGGAAACATGTAAATTATGGCATCTGATTATGGTATGCATATGAATGATGTCCCTTCATATTACATTTGTAGCAAACAGAATTAGGTTTGCAAACCCTAAAGTGCCTTctgccacaaaacttgcaatctctcattggtggacgattggaccTCTGCTAATTTGAATTCTGGAAACGGCTACCTTGTCCCctatttcctgattgtggtcttctgaatcccatatttttgttaccctgaaactctggccttttgttgaaacggccctATAAATTACCCTACTGCGGACCTTCTCCTGAagtttccattttccttttctttccatCCCTTTCTTTCTGAGACGTGTCACTCCTACTTTCAaacaccattgctttctgaaccactgccacatatgaagtcaactcaaacatggtcACTCGATTCTGAATCAAAAAATTTAGTCcttgttcaaaccttcttgctctCTTTTCATCTTTATCAACTTGATCTGGCACAAACCTCgctaattcagtaaacttggcctcatattcagCGATAGTAAGATCACCCTATGTCAGAttcaagaacttgatctccatttgaCTCTTCATATATCTCAGGcaatacttttccaaaaacagCTCTATAAATCTTTCCCAAGTCACAAATTCACCTCCTTCCAACGCTCGTTTGGATTCCCACTAGTAGTTTGCCTCACCCTTCAGGAAGTAACTGGAAAACTTAGTCTTCTGCTCAACTCCTGCTCTAACTAAGTCAAAAGCCTTCTCAATCTCtttaagccatgcattggcttccacaagGTCAACACTTCCCTTAAACTCAGGTGGTTTTACAGcttgaaattgcttaaaagtcACCACATGTGGTGCTGCTGGTTGTTGCCGCTGCTATTGTTATTgatgttgctgttgttgttgctgtgtAAGATGCAACATATGTTGTtacatcagtcccaacatctgaaaaatcgctggatctgtacgactTTCGGTACGATCCTCTCTTGAATTGCTCCTCCTCTATGGTGCCATTATTCTTgtaagaaaacaagcaacttatataataatctgtcaagcatggtgtcaaatatgtagcagtttttagcatatcaaaattctcacaCATTAGCTCATTTCCAAGTTATCATAAACTTGCTATCATATTAACACatgcgacatgattatcacataatcctgcttactATCTCGAataataataacacaaagaaaaatAACAAGGAATAATCAAAATCTTCGaaatcttgctcaacaatctcaAATAAAACAACAAATGGTGGATAGGGTTACAACACAACCGTCCAACCTCTTTCACCACTTCTTACTATCCTCGGAAACCAATAAAAAAGCACAGCACTGCATAAAAGCCTAATATTGAACGTAAAATAGGAAACCTAGACACTTGACTATAAaccagcccaataacctaaactTAACTCTATAAGAGTTAAACTACACGCGCTTATCTTATGTGAACTTCCTTTGACTTACTTAAGACAaccctaagcctgtttcagtgaccataacatgtagctctaataccaacctgtaacgccctcaaatccggggtctagatttgggagttACTAACCGATAAACCATACTAAAATATGCATAgcggaataaaataataaatatgaccccttgcatgtaACTGGATCGATCACAAGTTATAGTATGAAACATGCACTATTgtaaaccaaatgttattacaacccataagtctatttagttttaccAACTATTCAGATTTTTTTACAAACATCTAGACTaatcaagcgtcccaaaacagtctacctggaaaacacaccaaactatttacaagcacacaACTCCTGGTGAAACCTAGAACTCAAGCcttgttggggttaaacccaataggtagtatggtcttggtgatagaaaatatatttaaattgggtaataattgtatgggtagacaattattattgtaatcagattaggtatgtcttgttggctaagtttgtgatggctatatatacatagtcatgttattgttttgatgtatgcttgagtattgtttgacttaagtatcgcttgagtgaataccgtttggtgagattgattgtattatttataatttttttgattaataatacaagttgggatgtgggtttttccgcgtcatatattgagtgtgtgttttgcattgtttgtttggttctatacttgtgtgtgttctccctaacaattggtatcagagccaaggttCATGATGGAGAAGGTTGGTGGATTTGAAATTGAATTGTTTAATGGAAGAAATACTTTTACCTTGTGGCAAAGTACGGTAAAAGATCTGTTAATTCAACGAGGGTTATATGCGACTCTTGGAGGGAAGAAGCCTACTGAAGTTGATGATACAAAGTGGGGAGACATGAAGTTACGTGCGGCATCAAAGATCCGGTTGGCTCTTGCACCGTAAATCAAGTATGATGTTCTTGAAGAGGACAATCCCAAGAATTTGTGGGAGAAGTTAACGAAGACTTATCACTCAAAGTCTTTGGCCAACAAGCTGTTTCTCAAGAAATATTTGTTTGggctcaagatggaagaagacggagatttaagagatcatctgaatcgttttaatggcttaatcaaccagctaaataatttggatgaaaaattaaaggatgaggacaaagctgttctactactagtgtctctaccgaagaagtataatactatgatgacttctttattggttgggaaaacgaagttagatttggatgagactatttttgttcttctGGAGGCCGAAAGATTGATGAAACAAGAATCGAGTGACACATCTGATGGAAGTGCATTTGTGGTACGTTCGCGTGACACAGAAAAGAAGTATGCTAAGAAACATAACCCTAATATTAGGTGTTTTTTTGTGAGGAATTGGGTCATATACAATTTATGTGTCCAAAGGCAAGAGAAGActtgagagagttgaagaaaaatcgaGGGGGTAGTGTTTCGCTTGTAGAAGCTGATGAAGATGTTCTTTTGGTTCAAGAAGAGAAGGGATCAAAAGAAGAATGGGTGCTTGACTCGGGATGTTCTCATCACATATGTGGTAGGAGGGAGTGGTTCTCGTCCTATAAAAAGTAAAGGTTGCTGGCATTGGTGAGGTAACAATGAAACGTCACAACGGTCGTGTTCAGAAGTTAACTCAAGTAAGATATATACCGGAGTTAAATCGAAATCTGATTTCGTtgggtaaattagttgatttgggaTATACTGTTATGATGAAGAACAGTATGTTGAAAGTCACTAAAGGAGATTTAGAGATACTCAAAGGTCGAAAAGATAGGAGAAATCTTTTTGTACTAGAAGGAGGGGTTATTGTTCGAGGGGAGGTATTGGGCGATCGACGTTGATGGCTTGATGGCGACCGTT
It contains:
- the LOC141718442 gene encoding uncharacterized protein LOC141718442, translating into MPKIAGSSSQGVPRIEGPPTKNHPKARTVNMTIKDDVQSFDVVAVKLLEQALKIELANKNQVPVNRVCPKCDIEIAGHHFYVNLISFKLGEFDVILGIEWLLENNAQIDYKDRKVRLRTLDSKKRVIFRGSKQEKKFFTIAQAKKLLCQNYEAYLAHVIDTDKEVLMLKAIPVVNEFPDVFPDNLPGLSIDIEIEFVIKLARGTEPLSKSPYWMAPVEMK